CTAGATGAAACCCTTAGACATCAGCCTACTAAGAACAATCTTAGTATAAACTGGAAGGCTTTTTGGAAGTTAAAACTTCCCCCTAGAATCCAACACTTCTTATGGAAATGCCTTCATTCTTGCATCATGACTAGAGATAGGCTATCCAGAGTTACTAGGCATAATTGTGTTTCTTGTCCTCTGTGTGAAAATAATATTGAATCCATGAATCATCTGTTCATTAATTGTTCTGTGACTGCCAGTGTTTGGAATGCTGTTAATCAGAATATTTATTCCACCATCAGTAATCATAATTTTCATGATTGGCTTTGTTCTTTCTTTAGAATTAATTGCATAGGGGTTCAAGTGGATCAAAATGTAGTAACTTGTGCTGGATTCATTGTTTGGTATATCTGGAAAGCTAGATGCTCTAAGCTTTTTTGATAATGTTCAGATTGATGTGAGAATTGTTGCATCAAATATAAAAAACACTTGGAAGAATGGAAACCTTATATGTCTGAATCTCATACTAATGTCAGGAATGCTTCTCATATTATACATACTTGGAAGGCTCCAACTATTCATGTTGAAAAGATTAACTTTGATGCTTCCTTTATTGATAAAAATGTGTCCGCTGGAATTGGATTAATTTCAAGGAATAATGCAGGTGAATGCAATGGAGTGCGATGCATCCCAAAAGCAGTCATAGATCCAGAGCAAGCTGAAGCATTAGGGGATTTGGAAGAAGTTTTGTGGGCTAAAGAGAGTGGAATTAGAAGACTACTGTTGGAAGGAGACTGCCTGAATGTTGTAAAAGCTATCCAGGGTCATACAACGTCAGTCAGATGGACTACAAGTAGCATAATAAAagacattttatttattttgtcagatttgaattttggttttGCACTCATGTTCATAGAGATGCAAATGACACTGCAAACTCTCTGGCTAAGTATGCTAGATCACAAGTAGTATATTGGTGTATTAACTAGCCTAATTGGATTAATCTATTAATCCAAAGTGACCAGAACAGTTTACCTTAATTTTTCATTAATAAATCATTTtctcctattaaaaaaaaagaatgactATTGTCTTGACGGTTTAGAAATCACAGACTCAATAAACGGTTCATATGGACATTCACATTAACCCATTctagcaaaaataaccaaaataaacATGTCCATATTTGTCCAAACTAAAATCTGTTGATGTGTGAATGAACATCGACCGATTTGATGTTCTTCAATCGCGAAGAACACCAAGAGAAATCAGCCGACGTGGTTATGAACATCGACTGATTTATATAGGAGTCGGTTGACGTGGACATGAACATTGACCGATTCAAGTTAAAAGAAAACCTAGgtttcaaattttaatttttgattgtaTGCATGTTGATAAACCTAAGTAAGAGGATCGGGTTGATAAAAAAACACTTGTTTCTTGCCATTTTTGCTACTCGTATTGCTCTCGCAGTCAATTCACCTTTCATAACCGTTTTCGACGTTGATTGTTTATTTCAAGCCGCTTTTGTAACTCCTGGATCACTATCACTAGATAGAGTAATTCCACGAGTTTGGTTTACTCGTGTTGCCACCTTGGCtaaatagagaagaaaaaaaaacgattaaTTGGTTTTTGAACCCTCCACTATCGACGATGTTTTAGTTTCATGggaaaagaaacagagaaaaaAGAATCCGTCCATAAAATGATAAAGTTGTGACgggaatgaaataaaataaattagggTATTGGCTTTAATAAAAGGTAATTTAGCAATCCGTGCAATTTAGACACCTCCTATCCTCCATTTGGcttaggggtgggacttgggttgggttAACCCACCCAATCCATATCCAACCCGAACGTTGGGCGGACATGGGAAACGTATTTCAAAACTTTGGGCAAGTTTGGGCATAAATTTTACAAACCCGAGTTAAATTTGGCAACCATGGGCATAAATATTTTCAACCCAAGTAACCCGCCCAACCCGAAAAAATTATGGTATAGTTATGTAAAACTATCTTTATAATTGATATTATCTTATTTATAGTaattttagatattatcttcaaatctaataatgaaaatataaattacatTAATCGttcaatatgaagaaaaaaattatattaCTGTGAATAATCTTCAGGTATTTGGAGATTTAAGATAAATGGAGCAATTAAATCttattattactaaaatttgtTATTATCACATTAATAAACTCGTATATTTAGCGAAATTTGGACCAACCCGAATAATCCGGAAAACCCGAAAAACATAACTTGGACGGACTTGGACAGTACCTCGGTGGATTTCACGAATTCGGTGGGTAATCTGGAAAAAGAATTCCTAACTCGGGTCTGCCTCGGTGAAGCCTTCTAACCCGCCTAACCAACCCAAATCCGGCTGGGCAAAAAGTTATGGTAGGCCTCAAATTTCCATGTTATATTTTTTTTCGAGGCCTCAAATTTACCATGTTATAGaaaaaacccaaaattggacaacTATTCCTTTTATTGAATGCTTCAATCAATAATTATTTAAAATGGTTGCTAATGTGTACTACTTGTTTCACCTTTCTCAGTTTCACTCTCACAACCACTCGCCGCTTTTAGTCCCGTTTCTCGTTGTTTAATCCCCAGAACTCTCAATCTATCTCAGCTCTGCTATGGAGGAAAAGGAAGCATTTCCAGCACCTTGGCTTTTTTTTCCATACGGAAAAGGTATGAAAAATCAAGCTCTTTATAATCTTCGTGAACCAAATAACACAAATTGTAGAAATATCATTCCTGAGTTGAGTATGAAAAAATTTTGGCAGAAAACTTGTCATAAAGGGTGGTTAGTTGTTCTATGTGATGATGCCGATATTAATCAGCCCTCAGATATCTCAAATTGGAAATATGGGGATTGTTTTCTGTGGAATCCAGTAACATTACAGACAATTCAATTACCCAATTTACTCTACTGGATTACCAAACCTAATGCATATCAACTGTTTGATTGTGTTTTGTCATCACCTCCTGGAGGATTTCATAAAGGTGAGGATGATCCTgtagttttatttcttttcagccAAAAAGATGAAATGTTCGATCATGTGTTCGTATTTTGCCACCCTGGAGACAAGCGGTGGAGGACCCAATTGTTGTCTCGAGatatcataagtatggatcaaCTTGTGTCCCTCCATTGTTTCCAAGGTAAGTTATATGCTATGGGTATAAACGAGGAACACCTAGAAATACACCTCCTTAGTGCTAATCATAATAATACCACCCTTGCTACAATGCCATTCAAGGTAAGATTCTGGGATGTATTTGCTTTTGAAGGAGCAAGGGATGTTTCATTGTGGTTCATGTATTTTGTTGAGTGCTGCGATGAATTTTTCAGGATCCAGATATATTACAATGTAAGGGGACTTGAGAAGGTAGTAACCTCAATAGTAGTGATGAGGTTGGATTTCTCTTTGATGAAGTGGATGGCGGTGAATAGTCTTGGGGATCTTGTTCTGTTTGTTGGTCGAAACACAGCTTATTGCTTAATTTCTGAGTTGGGACTCACCAGGGGTTGTTTGTATTACACACTTCCTGAAGATCAGGGCTTGTACAAATTTGACGTAGAAAACGCCACTGACTCTGTTATCTTGCCGTGTCCAAATATGCCAACACCATGGTTCTCATCATATTGGATCACGTTACCTAGTGGACGGGAAAGGAAGGAAGGTATGTCAGgtaaagatgaaaaagaaaaatggtgCATACTAGATGAAGGGGGTTACATAACAAGGACGATTAGTTATTATGGGGCAGAAAATAAGAATGAGAACACAAGTTATCCTTGGTGTATCCTTGACGCTGACATGGTGGAGTTGATAGCAAGTTATCTTCATCCAGTGGATGACGTGCATTTTTCCGATCGATCCATAAAGCGAATTGAGAGATAATGCCTGTAGTAAAATATAGGTTCATTGGTACTACTCAAACCGCAGAATCCAGATATTTGTTTCCTTGGTTGGTGTTCTCTAGAGATAACAACTCCAGCATCTATAGTTTTGTAAACCCGATGCATAATAATGAGAACTACCTCATGAAGTTCTCGGAATTACCAGTAGGTGCCACAATCCGTTATCAAAGGGGTGGTTGGCTTCTGATGTCGAGAGAGAAAGAATTATTCTTTTACAATCCTTTTACAAGAGAGACCATCCAACTTGCTGATTTTCCAGGGCGTCATGAATTGTCTGACATCTCTTTCTCCTCTTTACCGACTGCTCCAGACTGTATAGTTTTTGGGATTGATAAATATGGCTTGGGTATTACTATCACCATCTACTCGATTAGAAGAGGAGAACAAGAATGGGTAGTTCTTGACCATCAAGATTCTGATGTTCCAAAATATCCGCCTTCACGAAACACTCCAACTTTGTTCAACAGGGTCTTCTATTCTGCAGGTTATGATGGAACTTtaaaaaatacttgatttttgtgATGATACATTTGATTTTCTTGAGAAACCTCATAAACATTTTAATGACTCGTACCCAAGTTTCTTGGTGAAGTGCGGAGAAGATCTCTTGCTAGTGAAATTAGGATGTCCCAAAATGTTAGTTAGAATCTTTAGAATGGATTTCTCTGAAATGGAATGGGTTAAAGTTGAAAGTTTGGGAAAGCATATGTTGTTCATTAGCGACATCACTTGTTTCTCAGCAGTCGCTCCAAATAGTCAGATGGAGAACAAAGTATATTTCCCTAGATTATATCTGGAAGGCGAAGGGATTTTATGCTATTCACTTGAAACAGGAAGTTATCGCTCTTTTGGTGGTACCTCTCAGCCTAATTACATATATGGCACTAAGGGTTGGCATTCAAACTGCAGTTGGATTCAGCCTAATTGGTCGAAGTCCACTTTGCAAGAGCTTGACTGGATGTGGATGGGGTCCTGTTTGGGTACCAATTCTAAAGAAACTGCTCATTGTAATTCATGAGAAGAGATCAGAGAACGCAGTTGCTCTGTCGTGAGCCACATCCATTTTTCTCACACATACTTCTTATAGTTGCC
This is a stretch of genomic DNA from Papaver somniferum cultivar HN1 chromosome 1, ASM357369v1, whole genome shotgun sequence. It encodes these proteins:
- the LOC113302388 gene encoding F-box/kelch-repeat protein At1g57790-like; this encodes MPVVKYRFIGTTQTAESRYLFPWLVFSRDNNSSIYSFVNPMHNNENYLMKFSELPVGATIRYQRGGWLLMSREKELFFYNPFTRETIQLADFPGRHELSDISFSSLPTAPDCIVFGIDKYGLGITITIYSIRRGEQEWVVLDHQDSDVPKYPPSRNTPTLFNRVFYSAGYDGTLKNT